The sequence CGAAAACTTTTCAACAGAGGAAAGAGCGATCGCCTGGGTACAGTTTCTACGCCATAACTATCTCGAGTTGCTGTAGGATTGGCAGATAAGACGATGGGAGTGATCGATGGGGGTAGCATTTGCAGCAAAGATAGCAGTAAAGCTTCATCACCAGCGTTACCCTTACCATAGTATCCACTCACTATTGCCTTTAGTTTATCCATTTTCTAACTGTTGCTCAATGAGTTATCAATTAGAGGCGATCGCCGCCTGTTGCCAAAATAGTAGCATAGGTAAACTCTTACCCACAGCTCTCTACGTTCATATTGCTTACTTGAGAGAATTAGAACCCCTACTTCAAGACTATGAACACACCGCCAGTAGCGTTGACGAGCAGACAAAAGAGGCTACCCTGGTTAAATTTAACACTAATCAACTGAAAATTTCCTATTTGTTCTATCCCAGTTTTGATCTTGATCCCCATCCCGCGCTACAGTTTAGTCTCATTGTGGATTTAGTGACCCGAGAAACTCAAACTCGGGACTATAGTCAGAGCGCTAATCCTCCCATTTTGCATCGTAAAGAAACCTTCGTCGGAAGTAATTATCACCTTTATCGAGAATTCGCCCATTTAACTCAATGCGAGAGCGCTTTAGGGTTGCTGGATTCTTCCCAATCAATCGGTACTAAAAAAGAATGGGAACAGATCATTAAAGCTCATCATCTCAGTTTTGTAGGACATAACTTAGTTTGTTTGCTACAACCGAGAATAGATACAGCCATTGAACGTCATCGAGCAGCGATTTCACGTTCTAACCTCTCTCGTCCCGTGCGTTTAGCTTTAGAAGCCAATTTATTTACCCCCGGTGCTACTTTTTTCGATTATGGCTGTGGTTATGGGGAGGATTCTGAAACAATAGCCGCTTTGGGATATCAGAGTTTTGGTTGGGATCCTTATTATCGTAGGGAGCAACCCTTAATTAAAAGTGATATCGTTAATCTGGGTTATGTAATTAACGTTATCGAAGACTTTCAAGAGCGTCGTCAAGCTTTACTCCAAGCGTGGGAATTGACTAATCAAGTCCTGATCGTCGCTGCTCAAGTATTAATTGATGATGGTAAGCAGGGTTGGTTAGCTTACGGGGATGGGATCATTACCCAACGTCATACCTTTCAGAAGTACTATCAACAGACTGAACTCAAAAGCTACATCGATCAGGTACTGCAAGTGGACGCGATCGCCGTAGATTTGGGTGTTTTTTTTGTGTTCAAAGATTCTAGTCAAGCTGAGGGTTTTCGCGCTTCTCGTTTCCATAGACGTATCCGTACCCCCGGGTTAAGTCGCGTCAGTAAGCGTTATGAGGACTATCAAGAGTTATTAGCACCCCTAATGACTTTTATGACAGAAAGAGGTCGACTTCCCGTTAAAGGGGAATTGAGCAATGAATCTGAACTCAAAGCCGAATTAGGTACTATACGCAGAGCTTTTAAATTGATTTCTCAAGTTACCGATTTTGAAGCTTGGGAAGCGATCGCCGAACAACGTCGACAAGATTTACTCCTGTACTTAGCTTTAAGTAGTTTTGGTGCTCGTCCCAGATTTCAACAGCTATCTCCCATCGTTAGAGAAGATATTAAAGCTTTATTGGGTAATTATCAAGAAGCTTGTCTTATAGCCAATTTAATGCTCGTTACTGTTTCTGACCTACAAAATTTAGCTGATTTAGCTGCTAAAACTTCTGTGGGTACGAAATCTCAGCATCATCTCTTGATTCATATCAGTGCTTTAGATAGCTTAGATTTAGCTCTACGTCTCTACGAAGGCTGCGCTAGTCGTAATTTTGGTCGTCTCGAAAATGCTAACCTGATTAAATTTTCTTGGCGTCAACCTCAAATTACCTATCTCTATTGTCCAGATTTTGACGAAGTAGCCCACCCTACGGTAACCAATACCATGACTGTATCTCTAGATAAATTGGAAATTAGTTATCATGAGTACCAAATAGAGGATAATCCCCCGATTATTCATCAAAAAGACGCTCTGGTTAGTCATGACTACCCCAATTATGCTAAATTTGCTAAACTGACTCGTCAAGAACAAGACTGGGGTTTAGGAACTGACTTGTACCGTGTTAGTCATCTACAAGACTGGCTAAAATGTTTAACAGAAAAAGGCATTACTATCTCTGGTCATAGTTTACGCTGGCGCAAAGATTTAGAGCCCTATCGATTAAAATTGTTACGTGCTCAAGTACAAGCCAGAAGACGTCAACAAAAATGACCAACTCAACCATGTTTTTTAGTATTGTTATTCCTACCTATAATCGTCAGCCGATTTTAGCTAAATGTTTACAAGCATTAGAAGCACAAACACTGAACAGTGATTACATCTCGGGCTACGAAGTGATTGTAGTAGATGATGGTTCTACAGATAATACTAGAGCTTGGTTAGCATGGGCAAAATTACCCCATGTTAAACTAGTTACTCAGGAGCACAATGGTCCGGCTTTGGCGCGCAATTTGGGCGTAAAAACAGCTCAAGGAGATACAATCATCTTTATTGATAGCGATTTGGTAGTGACAGAAAATTTTATTGAGTCTCACGCTCAAGCTTTAGTTAAAGCCCAAGCCAAATATGGGAGCGATCGCGTCTTTACCTACGGTAGGGTAGTCAATACAGCTAACTTTGAAGATCCTACCACCGAGCCTTATAAAATTACCGACTTTTCCGCTGCTTATTTTGCCACTGGAAACGTGGCGATCGCCCGCAAATGGCTTGAACAAGCAGGATTATTCGACCCCAGCTTTCAGCTTTACGGCTGGGAAGATTTAGAATTGGGTGTCCGTCTGAAAAAACTAGGGTTAAAATTGATTAAGTGTCCCGAAGCGGTGGGTTATCATTGGCATCCTCCTTTTAGTTTAGACCAGATCCCTAGTTTAATCGACAAGGAAAAACAAAGAGGACGCATGGGCTTGCTGTTTTACGAAAAACACCCGACTCTGTCAGTGAAAATGATGATTCAGATGACCTGGTTACATCGTCTACTTTGGGGATTGCTTACCCTCGGTGGTAGACTTAATGAAAGAACTATGAGCTCTTTTTTAAGAAAGTTAATTAGTCGGGGACAGTCTCAATTAGCTCTAGAAATTGCTCGTATCTTTCTAAACTGGTATAATGTCCAAGCGGTTTATGAAGCTTATGCAGAAAAAAAACTTAACAAAAAATAGTTAGAGTTAGAAATAGGGTTGGGGTGCATTCTGTTAATAAACCATTAAAAGCTAAGTTAAGTTTTAATTTAATAAAAACAGGAGGTCGTTATGACAAATATTTTACTTGGATTCGCTGTAGGCTTAATAGTTGGGGTAGTTTTTGTATATCTGCAAAAAAATAAATTGCAAGATCGAGAACAACAAATAAAAAAAATAAAACAAGAGTCTCATAAAAAAGTCAGAGAAGTAGAAAGAGAAAATGATTTGATTAAAGAAGATATAACAACTCTACGTTTGGAAAAAGAACACGCAGAACAGAGGTTAGCTACCCTAACTGAGGATCAACAAGCTCAAGTTCAACAAATAGAGGAGTCTTATCAGCAACGCTTGCAAGAGTTAGAACAATCCTATCAGAATCTTCAAAACGAACGGGACGATTTGGTACTATCTTATGAAGATAGAATCGAACAACTACGACAAATGCCAGCACCTACACCTACAGGTACAAGTGCGATCGCTCGCGCTCAAATAGAACAAAATTATCAAGACCAAATCAGAGAACTGCAACAATCCTATCAAGCAAGCGTCGAAGAATTACAAAGATCTTATGACGACAGTCAATATCGTATTCAAACTTTAGAAGCTGAGTTAGAATCAACTAGGCAAGACTATGAAGAACGTCTTCGGGTTGTCGCTGAAACCCCCTATCCTGTTTTCACGCAAGAAGCAACCGTTGAAACAGAAACGGCAGAAGATGCATTCAAAGAAACAATAGTTCACAGTTTTGACCCACAAGCAACTCTTATCAGTCAAGATACGGAGATCTACACACAAGAAGAAATACAACAAGCGATCGAAGCAGACAGGGAAACGATGATTTATCCCTTGGTTTCTGCTGAAAGTGTAATCAGTTCAGACACGGAAATTTTTAGCAGCGAACAAATTCAAGAAATGCTCCAAGAGGAGGAACCAAGTTCGGTAGAGAGTGAGTTAAGCGATCCCTTCGGTGAGCTGATTACAGTAGAAGAACTCCAAGCTTTATCAACGAACGACCTTTCCTCAGTCGAACAAGATGACCCATTCTCAGAGGTAATTACTTCTGACGATTTGGATCCTTTTGCACTACAAAGGGAAGAATCTAGTCAGCTAGAGGATCTGTTTTTGGTTGAGGAAGAGCAAACACCAGTAATCAATCAAAAACGAAAAATAGATGATATGGATCTACTCGCTTTAATCGGAGATGAAGGGAACGATGATCTAGATCATGAACTCAGTGAGTTTATGTCTTTTTCCGAGGATGAACATGACCAAACCAAAAAAGCAGACGGATTGGATTTATTTGAACTACTCGGAGAAGATGACTCCGACAGTGACGATGACTTCGCCAAAATGTTTGGCTCAGATGATTCAGTTAAAGAAGATCTCGAAATGTTCTCAGATTTGTTAGATGAAGATACCAATAAAAAATAATCTAGTGTGTCGATATGTCCATAGAATTTAGAGCGGTAGAGAGGATCGCGTCGGTGAGACGCACGACAAAAGAGACGGATATAGCAGTAAAACTAAATCTAGATGGTCAAGGTCAATGTCAAGTAGCTACGGGGGTACCATTTTTAGATCATATGTTGCATCAACTAGCATCTCATGGTCTGATAGATTTGGAGATCAAAGCTACAGGAGATTTGGAAATAGATGATCATCATACCAACGAAGACGTAGGTATTACTTTAGGGCAAGCTCTAGCTCAAGCTGTAGGCGATCGCCGAGGTATCGTGAGATTTGGTCACTTTTATGCTCCCCTGGACGAAGCTTTAGTACAGGTAGTCTTGGATTTCTCCGGACGTCCCTATCTGAACTACGACTTAGCTATTCCTACTCAAAGAGTGGGAACTTACGATACTCAACTAGTCAGAGAGTTTTTCGTCGCTGTGGTTAATCATAGTCAGATGACTCTACATCTGCGACAAATAGAAGGGATTAATTCTCACCATATCATCGAGGCTACTTTTAAAGCCTTTGCTCGTGCTTTACGCATGGCTATAGCGATCGACCCTTTGCGCGCTAGTCAGATTCCTAGTTCTAAAGGAGTTCTGTGAACCTGATACGAGGAGAGGTCAAAATCCGATCTCTACCTCGGCAATTTCAAGACGTGTTTTCAGTACTGAATCTGGATTTAAACTAATGGAATCAATACCTGCTTCGACTAAAAAGCGAGCAAACTCGGGATAATCACTGGGTGCTTGTCCACAAATGCCAATTTTGCGTTGGTTTTCCTTGGCTTTAGTAATGACCATTTGAATCATCGTTTTAACAGCCTCATTGCGTTCATCGAAGCTAGAAGCAACTAAAGCAGAATCGCGATCGAGTCCCAAAATAAGCTGAGTCAAGTCGTTAGAGCCGATGGAAAAACCGTCAAAAATCGTACTAAACTCAGAAGCTAAAATCACGTTACTGGGAATTTCGCACATCATGTACACTTGTAAACCGTTTTCCCCTTTTTTCAAGCCGTGTTTTGCCATTTCCCTGAGAACGCGACGCCCTTCTTCTGGAGTACGACAAAAAGGGATCATTGGAATTACATTGATTAGGCCCATTTCATCCCGCACTCTTTTAATAGCTCGACATTCTAAGCCATAAGCATCTCGATACCGTTCGTCGTAGTAACGTGACGCACCGCGCCAACCGATCATCGGGTTTTCTTCGCAAGGTTCAAATTGTTTACCACCAAGTAAATTAGCGTATTCATTGCTTTTAAAATCTGACATTCTCACCACTACCGGACTAGGATAAAACGCCGCAGCAATGGTACCAACACCCTGAGCTAATTTATCCACGAAGAAATCGGTTTTATGAGAATATAAACTAGTCAAAGCTGCGATTTCAAGCTTAACCAAAGGATCAGAAATTTGGTCAAAATGCAGCAAAGCTAAAGGATGAACGCGAATATGATTAGCGATGATAAATTCTAAACGCGCTAAACCAACTCCATCACAGGGGATAGAAGCGAGACTAAAAGCTTCATCGGGATTGCCTACATTCATTAAAATTTGAGTACGGGTTTGGGGTAGTTTGTCCAAGAAAGTCTCTTGGATCTCAAAAGAGAGTAAACCCCAGTAAACTTTGCCCTCTTCTCCTTCGGCGCAGGAAATAGTGATATCCTCACCCGTGGTAATTACTCCCGTAGCGTTGTGACAACCCACGATCGCCGGAATACCCATCTCTCTAGCGATGATCGCTGCGTGACAAGTTCTTCCCCCTTGATTGGTGACGATCGCACTGGCTTTTTTCATAATTGGTTCCCAATCTGGGTCGGTTTTATTAGTAACTAAGACCTCTCCGGCTTGAAATTCACCCATTTTAGCTACATCTAGAATTATCCGAGCTTTACCCTGACCAATCATTTCTCCCACCGCTCTACCCGTAATCAAAACTGTACCGCTTTCAGTGAGTTGATAACTTTTGAGGATGTTGCTAGATTTTTGTGATTGTACCGTCTCCGGACGCGCTTGCACTATATATATTTCACCGGTTTCGCCATCTTTTGCCCATTCAATATCCATAGGGGTATAGATACCGCGAACTTGGGAATAGTGATCCTCAATCACGCAAGCCCATTTAGCTAGTAAGAGAACTTCGTCGTCACTCAGGGCATATTTACCACGTTCTGATTCCGATACGGGTACGTTTTTGGTTTGTTTACCCCCACCTAAGTCATAAATCATCTTAATTTCTTTACCCCCCAGGCGTTTTTTTAAGATGGGGCGATATCCTTGTTGTAAAGTGGGTTTGAAGACGAAGAACTCATCGGGGTTTACTGCACCTTGAACTATGTTCTCTCCTAAACCATAAGCTGCAGTAATAAAGACAGCGTTACTAAAACCCGTTTCGGTGTCGATGGAAAACATCACTCCAGAACTCGCTAAGTCAGAGCGTACCATTTTCTGCACTCCCACGGATAAGGCGATGTCAAAATGATCAAAGCCTTTGGCGGTGCGGTAGGAAATGGCTCTATCAGTAAAAATAGACGCAAAACACCGGTGACAAGAATCAATGACGTTGCTAACACCGTGAACGTTGAGATAGGTTTCTTGTTGTCCCGCAAAACTAGCATCGGGTAAGTCTTCCGCTGTGGCGCTCGATCGCACTGCTACATCTGTGTCGTAACTCAATTGTTTGCAGTAGAGTTTTTCTTCTGGGGATAACCCCTGACAGGTTCTGGGATCTTCGCCGTAACTTCTGCAAAGATGGAAATAAGCTGTCGCGATCGCTGCTTCTAATTCTTTAGGAAAGGGGGTGTTAAGCATCAAAGCGCGGGCTTGTTTCCCATGATCCCTGAGATTATTTAAATCTTCTACGTCTAAATCGGCAAAAAGCTCCCGCAATTGCCTGTCTAATCCTGCTTTTTCCACAAAGTAGCGGTATGCTTGAGCGGTAGTTGCAAAACCATTAGGTACTTTGATACCCTTTGGGGTTAGTTGTCGAATCATTTCCCCGAGAGAGGCGTTTTTCCCTCCTACTAGAGAAATATCTTCTATTCCTACTTCTTCAAACCAGAGCACAAAAGCTTCTTCTTTTGTTTTCGTTACAGTCTCTTGGTTAATAGTAGTTACCATGATTTTCTGATTCTCCTCTGTTGTCTCAAAATGTTAAGATTCTTACTGACATCTTGAGATGACTGTCGTTTTTCTCTTATACTTCCTATTTTAACTTCTGTTTTATCTTGATCCCCAGTCTGTTTACAAAATAATAGATTTTTTTTCTTAAGTTTTGACTATGTTTGCAATTATAGGTAATTGTGGTTCTGGTAAAACAACTTTAGCCAAAAAATTATCCCAGTCGGCTCAGATACCTATTTTAGATCTTGATACTATTGCTTGGACACAAGGTAGTACTCCTGTGCGTCAACCGATTGATGTAGTTAAAATTCGATTGCAGAAATTTTGTCTGTCTCAGAGTAATTGGATCGTTGAGGGGTGTTATGGGGATTTAATCGAGATAGTACTTAAATGGAAACCTGAACTGATTTTTTTGAACCCGGGAGAAGCCGTCTGTCTAAATAAATGTCTGCAAGTGGCGATCGCTTCTATGTCAGAATTATTTGTTATTCCTGAAAAGCCAGAGATATCTCTAGATAAGGTCCTAGATGAAGACTGGTTTCCTGAAAGCTCGATTTCATGATAAACTAATCTTCATCGTTTCTGGATTGATGTTTTATGAAAGCTCAACCAATCCCACCGATTACCCTACCACCTCTTAGAAATGTCGAACAAGAGAAACAGTGGTTAGAAGAAGCTTTGCATCATTGGCTTGATCAAGAATTTATTCCCGAAGCTATTAACTTTAAAATAGCTCAAAGGGCGGCACAAATTTTTATCCGACAGCGACTCGAGGGAGAAAATGATTTAGGATCCCTGGTTATCGCTATTATTACCGAGATGCAAAACTTTAATTTTCGCGAAAGCTTCTATAGTGAATTTGCGATCGCCAACGCTATTAGCGATCTAATTTTAGCTAGTCTGGGAGTTGATTGCTGTTGCGGTGACTAGAGCACCTCTTTCTACCAACTTGATTTGACTACCCCAGGAAGTAATCCCTGGTGTGCCCACTCTCTTAGTACGTTACGGCACAAGCCGAAATCCCGGTAATAGCCTCTTGGTTTTCCCGTTACCCAGCAACGATTGCGCAAGCGATTACGGGCGCTGCTACGGGGAAGTTGTTGTATTTGACGGTGAATTTCGATTTTTTCTCCCATAGATTCCGCCGCATGAAACTGTTCTTTTAATTCAGTTCTTTTTGCCTCATATTTTTCAACGAGACGACGACGTTTTTTTTCTCTTTCGATCATTGATTTTTTAGCCATTTTGTCCTTTAAATTATTTAAACAGCATTCTCTATCTTAACTTATTTGGCGAGTTTGGCAACTACTCTAATGGTAGTGGTTTTCCCAAGGATAAAGCGGTTAATTTAGCTTGCTCTGATTCAGTTAATTCCCCGGGTAAACCAATAATCTCTTTGTAGATTTTAATATATTCAGCGGTAGACTTGTACCAACTGAAATCTTCACCCATGGCGCGCTGTTGTAATTGTTGCCACTGATCTTTGTAACGGTAGCTTTCCCAAGCCCTGACTAGACAAGTATAAAGATCTAGGGGTTCATAGCGATCGAAAGAGAAGCCTGTACCTACGTTATTTTCAGGATCATGGAAAGAAACCGTATCGACTAATCCTCCAGTACGCCTAACAATGGGAATAGAACCATAGCGCATAGCGAGCAACTGACTGATACCACAGGGTTCAAAACGGGAGGGCATCAGAAAAGCGTCGGTACCTGCATAAATACGACGAGATAGAGCATCGTTATATAATAACTGAACAGAGATACGCCCGGAAAAACGGGAAGATAGCTCCCAGAGTTGAGTTTCATAATAACGCTCACCCGTCCCCAGGATAATTAACTGGACGTCGGTAT comes from Gloeocapsa sp. PCC 73106 and encodes:
- a CDS encoding dephospho-CoA kinase, with the protein product MFAIIGNCGSGKTTLAKKLSQSAQIPILDLDTIAWTQGSTPVRQPIDVVKIRLQKFCLSQSNWIVEGCYGDLIEIVLKWKPELIFLNPGEAVCLNKCLQVAIASMSELFVIPEKPEISLDKVLDEDWFPESSIS
- the hisB gene encoding imidazoleglycerol-phosphate dehydratase HisB; the encoded protein is MSIEFRAVERIASVRRTTKETDIAVKLNLDGQGQCQVATGVPFLDHMLHQLASHGLIDLEIKATGDLEIDDHHTNEDVGITLGQALAQAVGDRRGIVRFGHFYAPLDEALVQVVLDFSGRPYLNYDLAIPTQRVGTYDTQLVREFFVAVVNHSQMTLHLRQIEGINSHHIIEATFKAFARALRMAIAIDPLRASQIPSSKGVL
- a CDS encoding glycosyltransferase family 2 protein, with translation MFFSIVIPTYNRQPILAKCLQALEAQTLNSDYISGYEVIVVDDGSTDNTRAWLAWAKLPHVKLVTQEHNGPALARNLGVKTAQGDTIIFIDSDLVVTENFIESHAQALVKAQAKYGSDRVFTYGRVVNTANFEDPTTEPYKITDFSAAYFATGNVAIARKWLEQAGLFDPSFQLYGWEDLELGVRLKKLGLKLIKCPEAVGYHWHPPFSLDQIPSLIDKEKQRGRMGLLFYEKHPTLSVKMMIQMTWLHRLLWGLLTLGGRLNERTMSSFLRKLISRGQSQLALEIARIFLNWYNVQAVYEAYAEKKLNKK
- the ppsA gene encoding phosphoenolpyruvate synthase, translated to MVTTINQETVTKTKEEAFVLWFEEVGIEDISLVGGKNASLGEMIRQLTPKGIKVPNGFATTAQAYRYFVEKAGLDRQLRELFADLDVEDLNNLRDHGKQARALMLNTPFPKELEAAIATAYFHLCRSYGEDPRTCQGLSPEEKLYCKQLSYDTDVAVRSSATAEDLPDASFAGQQETYLNVHGVSNVIDSCHRCFASIFTDRAISYRTAKGFDHFDIALSVGVQKMVRSDLASSGVMFSIDTETGFSNAVFITAAYGLGENIVQGAVNPDEFFVFKPTLQQGYRPILKKRLGGKEIKMIYDLGGGKQTKNVPVSESERGKYALSDDEVLLLAKWACVIEDHYSQVRGIYTPMDIEWAKDGETGEIYIVQARPETVQSQKSSNILKSYQLTESGTVLITGRAVGEMIGQGKARIILDVAKMGEFQAGEVLVTNKTDPDWEPIMKKASAIVTNQGGRTCHAAIIAREMGIPAIVGCHNATGVITTGEDITISCAEGEEGKVYWGLLSFEIQETFLDKLPQTRTQILMNVGNPDEAFSLASIPCDGVGLARLEFIIANHIRVHPLALLHFDQISDPLVKLEIAALTSLYSHKTDFFVDKLAQGVGTIAAAFYPSPVVVRMSDFKSNEYANLLGGKQFEPCEENPMIGWRGASRYYDERYRDAYGLECRAIKRVRDEMGLINVIPMIPFCRTPEEGRRVLREMAKHGLKKGENGLQVYMMCEIPSNVILASEFSTIFDGFSIGSNDLTQLILGLDRDSALVASSFDERNEAVKTMIQMVITKAKENQRKIGICGQAPSDYPEFARFLVEAGIDSISLNPDSVLKTRLEIAEVEIGF
- the rpsN gene encoding 30S ribosomal protein S14, which codes for MAKKSMIEREKKRRRLVEKYEAKRTELKEQFHAAESMGEKIEIHRQIQQLPRSSARNRLRNRCWVTGKPRGYYRDFGLCRNVLREWAHQGLLPGVVKSSW
- a CDS encoding DNA phosphorothioation-associated putative methyltransferase — encoded protein: MSYQLEAIAACCQNSSIGKLLPTALYVHIAYLRELEPLLQDYEHTASSVDEQTKEATLVKFNTNQLKISYLFYPSFDLDPHPALQFSLIVDLVTRETQTRDYSQSANPPILHRKETFVGSNYHLYREFAHLTQCESALGLLDSSQSIGTKKEWEQIIKAHHLSFVGHNLVCLLQPRIDTAIERHRAAISRSNLSRPVRLALEANLFTPGATFFDYGCGYGEDSETIAALGYQSFGWDPYYRREQPLIKSDIVNLGYVINVIEDFQERRQALLQAWELTNQVLIVAAQVLIDDGKQGWLAYGDGIITQRHTFQKYYQQTELKSYIDQVLQVDAIAVDLGVFFVFKDSSQAEGFRASRFHRRIRTPGLSRVSKRYEDYQELLAPLMTFMTERGRLPVKGELSNESELKAELGTIRRAFKLISQVTDFEAWEAIAEQRRQDLLLYLALSSFGARPRFQQLSPIVREDIKALLGNYQEACLIANLMLVTVSDLQNLADLAAKTSVGTKSQHHLLIHISALDSLDLALRLYEGCASRNFGRLENANLIKFSWRQPQITYLYCPDFDEVAHPTVTNTMTVSLDKLEISYHEYQIEDNPPIIHQKDALVSHDYPNYAKFAKLTRQEQDWGLGTDLYRVSHLQDWLKCLTEKGITISGHSLRWRKDLEPYRLKLLRAQVQARRRQQK